A region from the Dehalococcoidales bacterium genome encodes:
- a CDS encoding flavodoxin family protein, whose amino-acid sequence MRVLGLAGSPRRDGNTDKLLSEILRGASNSGAETKTVVLSELNIAPCESCDFCFAAGVCKINDDMQDIYKELMLADRIVLASPLHFMGLTSQTKVMVDRCQSLWAKKYKLRIPPLGDDRIRKGFFVSVGGQRLPNLFHPAIATVKSLFVSLDVEYTGELVFAGIDKAGNISLEPGALSKAYLAGQKLAES is encoded by the coding sequence ATGAGGGTTTTGGGTTTAGCCGGCAGTCCGCGCCGTGACGGTAATACCGATAAATTATTATCGGAGATTTTACGCGGTGCTTCCAACAGCGGCGCCGAAACAAAAACCGTTGTTCTTAGCGAGCTTAATATTGCCCCTTGTGAAAGCTGTGATTTTTGTTTTGCGGCCGGGGTTTGTAAAATCAACGATGATATGCAAGATATCTATAAAGAATTAATGTTAGCGGATAGAATCGTTTTGGCTTCGCCGCTGCATTTTATGGGGCTAACCTCTCAAACCAAGGTTATGGTTGACCGCTGCCAATCGTTGTGGGCTAAAAAATATAAATTACGAATCCCCCCGCTGGGTGATGACAGAATAAGAAAAGGCTTTTTTGTTTCGGTGGGCGGGCAGAGATTACCGAATCTTTTCCATCCGGCAATCGCAACGGTTAAATCGCTTTTTGTTAGTTTGGATGTTGAATACACAGGTGAGTTGGTTTTTGCCGGTATTGATAAAGCCGGAAATATCAGCTTGGAACCCGGGGCTTTAAGCAAGGCTTACCTTGCCGGGCAAAAATTGGCGGAGAGTTAG
- a CDS encoding serine hydrolase domain-containing protein — MSSNYLGNRTFKRQHKKIFCLIAVVCLFLFFLPGCAGAAEPQTNKMSAGYTVIDKYIGGIQKEENIPGISIVVVQNDKILYCKAYGVAGVESNEPLTTATLFDLASLTKSFTALAVLLLEDQGLIDIDQPLQKYLPDFQIADPRGADITVRQLLNQTGGIPGILTEILIFNDSYEDLLASLNNLRLNNEPGSVFEYADLNYCLLGALIERQSGMTYEKFMDVNIFKPLGMNRTTADPNKAEKLGKADGHQSLYGKTVVRNIPSMKSARAAGWVMSSAQDMGKWLMVNLNNGVLDGKQIIPADAINELHKTAVIYEDNNEKMAYGMGWSISCYTDILYYFHCGDTPNFTTDMLLLPDYNTGIVVLVNGQVSTNNHDIATKIANTLLGLDLNSMNVPWWAHWKALDTLATGILFPITVLFIGMIIYLVWLLKQLWAGKRCFFWSRMARNSSPIWQIVLYPLPMALFLIVFAVGNIVLNALYGYNIFVALGLFRMGAPPGLYLSGILSIAILISWALLLVLVVSFTRQAKQTC, encoded by the coding sequence ATGTCATCAAATTATTTAGGCAATCGAACATTTAAAAGGCAGCATAAAAAAATATTCTGCCTGATTGCCGTTGTATGCCTTTTTCTTTTTTTCCTGCCCGGGTGCGCCGGTGCTGCGGAACCGCAAACCAACAAAATGTCTGCCGGATATACGGTTATCGACAAATACATCGGAGGAATTCAAAAAGAGGAAAATATCCCCGGAATCTCAATCGTAGTTGTGCAAAACGATAAAATCCTCTATTGCAAAGCTTACGGAGTCGCCGGTGTCGAAAGCAACGAACCATTAACAACCGCTACCCTTTTTGACTTGGCATCGCTAACAAAATCGTTTACTGCCCTTGCTGTGCTCCTTTTAGAAGACCAGGGGCTGATTGATATCGACCAACCGTTACAGAAATACCTGCCTGATTTTCAAATTGCCGATCCTCGGGGGGCGGATATTACCGTCCGCCAGCTTCTTAATCAAACCGGTGGAATCCCGGGAATACTTACCGAAATTCTAATCTTCAACGACAGCTACGAAGACTTGCTGGCTTCATTGAATAACTTGCGATTAAATAATGAACCGGGCAGTGTTTTTGAGTACGCTGATTTAAATTACTGCCTGTTGGGGGCGTTAATCGAACGCCAATCCGGGATGACCTACGAAAAATTTATGGATGTCAATATATTTAAACCCCTCGGTATGAACCGTACCACGGCCGACCCGAATAAGGCTGAGAAATTAGGCAAAGCCGACGGGCATCAGTCATTGTACGGTAAGACAGTTGTTCGCAATATCCCTTCAATGAAAAGCGCCCGGGCAGCCGGCTGGGTAATGTCATCTGCCCAAGATATGGGGAAATGGCTAATGGTTAATTTAAATAACGGGGTTTTAGATGGTAAACAAATCATACCGGCAGATGCTATCAATGAATTACACAAAACAGCCGTAATCTACGAGGATAATAACGAGAAAATGGCTTACGGAATGGGATGGAGTATCAGTTGCTACACGGATATCCTTTATTATTTCCACTGCGGAGATACCCCCAACTTTACAACGGATATGTTACTGCTTCCCGACTATAATACCGGAATTGTTGTACTGGTTAACGGACAGGTTAGCACCAATAACCATGATATCGCTACCAAAATTGCCAATACATTACTGGGGTTGGATTTGAATTCGATGAATGTACCGTGGTGGGCACACTGGAAAGCACTGGACACGCTGGCAACCGGCATTCTTTTCCCGATTACCGTACTATTTATTGGCATGATAATCTATCTGGTGTGGCTGCTTAAACAACTATGGGCAGGTAAACGCTGTTTCTTTTGGTCACGTATGGCAAGGAATTCATCACCGATATGGCAAATCGTACTTTATCCCCTGCCAATGGCTCTTTTTTTAATAGTCTTTGCCGTCGGAAATATAGTACTTAATGCGCTCTACGGCTATAATATCTTTGTTGCTTTGGGTCTTTTTAGAATGGGAGCGCCGCCCGGGCTCTACCTTTCGGGGATACTGTCGATTGCCATCTTAATATCGTGGGCTTTATTATTGGTTTTGGTAGTTTCTTTTACCAGGCAAGCAAAACAAACTTGCTAA
- a CDS encoding dihydroorotate dehydrogenase, giving the protein MNLSVQLAPQNKRGLLLANPVITASGTFGYGDEYDGLIDIQRLGAIICKGTTLEPREGNLQPRICETAGGMLNAIGLQNIGADALIAEKAPQWAKWQVPVIVNIAGRTVSDYANLAALLDNVEGISGLEVNISCPNVKAGGVEFGTNPDSAAEVTSAVRKATTLPVIVKLTPNVGDIKRIALAAQNAGADAVSLINTLRGMAIDINKMKPLLANVTGGLSGPAVKPVALSMVYEVAGAVKIPVIGCGGISTANDAIEFLMAGATAVQVGTATFVNPQTPIEIISGIESFMLKKGFEDVGKLVGLAR; this is encoded by the coding sequence TTGAACCTTTCAGTACAGCTTGCCCCCCAAAACAAACGCGGGCTTCTTCTTGCCAACCCGGTTATAACCGCCTCCGGCACGTTCGGTTACGGCGATGAATACGATGGTTTAATCGATATTCAAAGGCTGGGGGCGATTATCTGTAAAGGGACAACACTTGAACCGAGGGAAGGTAACTTACAGCCCCGTATTTGTGAAACCGCCGGCGGGATGTTAAACGCAATCGGCTTACAAAATATCGGCGCCGATGCCCTAATAGCGGAAAAAGCGCCTCAATGGGCAAAATGGCAGGTGCCGGTAATTGTTAATATTGCCGGCAGAACCGTTAGCGACTATGCAAATCTGGCAGCACTGCTGGATAACGTAGAGGGGATTAGCGGTTTGGAAGTTAATATCAGCTGCCCCAATGTCAAAGCGGGCGGCGTTGAATTTGGCACAAACCCCGATTCCGCCGCCGAAGTAACATCTGCCGTGCGCAAAGCCACAACCTTACCGGTGATTGTTAAATTAACCCCCAATGTAGGCGATATTAAAAGGATTGCCCTTGCCGCTCAAAATGCCGGTGCGGATGCCGTTTCTTTAATTAACACTTTAAGAGGAATGGCAATTGATATCAATAAAATGAAACCCCTTTTGGCTAACGTAACGGGAGGGCTTTCGGGGCCTGCCGTAAAACCGGTGGCGCTTTCAATGGTCTACGAGGTAGCCGGTGCGGTTAAGATTCCCGTTATCGGGTGCGGGGGGATCTCAACAGCCAATGACGCTATCGAGTTTTTAATGGCCGGGGCAACCGCCGTACAAGTGGGAACAGCTACTTTTGTTAACCCCCAAACTCCTATTGAAATCATAAGCGGAATAGAAAGCTTTATGCTAAAAAAGGGGTTTGAAGACGTGGGTAAACTTGTCGGACTTGCCCGTTAA
- a CDS encoding metal ABC transporter permease — translation MFDIFGYHFMQNALLAGLLASIACGIIGTYVVSKKIVFISGGIAHASFGGIGLGYFLGISPVLGATGFGLISAIAMGLTTRKTKLPEDTVIGILWATGMALGAIFIGLTPGYTTDLFSYLFGNILTVPDSELLLILALDVVIIGVVVLLFKEFLAVSFDEEYSTVIGMPTEKTYLTMLCLIALTIVVMIRVVGIILVIALLTIPASLARQFTYDMKKMMALSVLFSIIFTFSGLMISYWLDLASGATIIITGVIVFALVVSVRKLLSLKRLPSQKM, via the coding sequence ATGTTTGATATTTTCGGATACCATTTTATGCAAAACGCACTGCTGGCGGGGCTGTTGGCATCAATCGCTTGCGGGATTATCGGCACCTACGTCGTATCCAAAAAAATAGTTTTTATTAGCGGCGGAATCGCACATGCCTCTTTCGGCGGTATCGGTTTGGGATACTTCCTCGGTATCAGCCCGGTTTTGGGCGCTACCGGGTTCGGGTTGATTTCCGCAATTGCAATGGGGCTGACCACCCGCAAAACCAAACTCCCCGAAGATACCGTTATCGGTATCTTATGGGCGACCGGTATGGCTTTGGGGGCCATCTTTATCGGGCTTACCCCGGGATATACCACCGATCTTTTCAGTTACCTCTTCGGAAATATCTTAACCGTACCCGATTCTGAACTTTTGTTAATTTTGGCGCTCGATGTTGTTATTATCGGCGTTGTTGTCCTTCTTTTTAAGGAATTTCTGGCGGTTTCATTCGATGAGGAATACAGCACCGTTATCGGTATGCCAACCGAAAAAACCTATCTCACAATGCTTTGTCTGATTGCGCTGACAATTGTTGTTATGATTCGCGTTGTCGGCATTATTTTGGTAATCGCTCTTCTAACCATTCCCGCTTCACTTGCCCGTCAGTTTACATACGACATGAAAAAGATGATGGCGCTTTCGGTGTTATTTAGTATTATTTTTACGTTTAGCGGTTTAATGATTTCTTATTGGCTGGATTTAGCATCCGGGGCAACCATAATTATTACCGGCGTTATTGTATTTGCACTGGTAGTCTCCGTCCGCAAATTGTTGTCGCTTAAAAGGTTGCCATCTCAAAAAATGTAG
- a CDS encoding ABC transporter ATP-binding protein, with protein MTEIKEKEIVNFKNVWAYYNHHPALQDVNLSIYEKDFLGIIGPNGGGKTTLLKTMLGLLKPQRGKVTVLGKTPSESRSEIGYVPQKSSFDKNFPISVWQVALMGLYGETGLFRHYSPAAKKKAEEALEKVSMLEHRNRQIGELSGGQQKRVFIARALASTPKLMLLDEPMESVDPKVQGELYELLKDLQQEMAIVLVSHDISAISVYVDKIACLNQTLVYHGGKEISHEVLEGTYHCPIHLIAHGTVPHRVLKEHP; from the coding sequence ATGACAGAAATCAAAGAAAAAGAAATCGTTAATTTTAAAAATGTTTGGGCGTATTACAACCATCACCCGGCATTGCAAGATGTTAATCTTTCAATTTATGAGAAAGACTTTCTGGGAATTATCGGGCCGAACGGCGGCGGTAAAACAACCCTGCTAAAAACAATGCTGGGGCTTCTAAAACCGCAGCGCGGAAAAGTTACCGTACTTGGCAAAACCCCTTCCGAAAGCCGCTCAGAAATCGGATATGTACCGCAGAAATCGTCTTTCGATAAAAATTTTCCGATTAGCGTTTGGCAAGTAGCGCTGATGGGTCTTTACGGAGAAACGGGGCTTTTCCGCCACTATTCCCCTGCCGCCAAAAAGAAAGCGGAAGAAGCCCTTGAAAAAGTAAGTATGCTTGAACACCGCAACCGCCAAATCGGCGAGCTGTCCGGCGGGCAGCAAAAAAGGGTCTTTATCGCTCGCGCTCTGGCATCTACCCCTAAGTTAATGCTTTTGGATGAACCGATGGAGAGCGTGGACCCCAAAGTTCAAGGAGAACTCTATGAACTCCTTAAAGATTTACAACAGGAAATGGCAATTGTTCTTGTGTCTCATGATATTTCCGCTATCTCGGTTTATGTCGATAAAATCGCCTGTTTAAACCAAACTTTGGTTTATCACGGGGGTAAAGAGATATCCCACGAAGTGCTGGAAGGCACTTATCATTGTCCGATTCATTTAATCGCTCACGGCACCGTGCCGCACCGTGTTCTAAAGGAGCATCCGTAA
- a CDS encoding zinc ABC transporter substrate-binding protein, giving the protein MIKNKTLKRLPVAILALLSVFIIGGCSPVKPANGDTLKIIASITPVADFIKQVGGDKVEVTIMVPAGASPHSYEPSTGQMVAVSEANIFVKVGSGVDYEVAWMDKIIGMNKEMLIVDCSKGIEIVNGDPHIWTSPLNAKQMVQNIYNGLISEDPANKDYYKANYENYIAELNDLHDYIGKIFEGYQNRSYLIYHPSFGYFSSLYGLNQIPIEQEGKEPTPKIMQHSIDQATEYNLNYVYADPQSATSYAEAIAKGISGSVLYIDPLPSSYISSMRDTANSLALEFE; this is encoded by the coding sequence ATGATTAAAAATAAAACACTCAAACGCCTCCCGGTGGCAATATTGGCGCTGTTATCGGTATTTATTATCGGCGGATGCAGCCCGGTCAAACCCGCAAACGGCGATACTTTAAAAATAATCGCCTCAATTACACCGGTTGCCGATTTTATAAAACAGGTTGGCGGCGATAAGGTGGAAGTAACGATAATGGTTCCTGCCGGGGCCAGCCCGCATAGCTATGAACCGAGCACCGGGCAAATGGTTGCGGTTAGCGAGGCGAATATCTTTGTTAAAGTCGGCTCGGGGGTTGATTACGAAGTGGCCTGGATGGATAAGATTATCGGCATGAATAAAGAAATGCTTATTGTCGACTGTTCAAAAGGAATTGAAATCGTAAACGGCGATCCGCATATCTGGACCTCTCCGTTAAATGCCAAACAAATGGTACAAAACATCTATAACGGGTTAATCAGTGAAGACCCGGCAAATAAGGACTACTATAAAGCCAATTACGAAAACTATATTGCGGAACTTAACGATTTGCATGATTACATAGGCAAGATTTTTGAGGGCTACCAAAACCGCAGCTATCTGATTTATCACCCCTCTTTTGGCTATTTTTCATCGCTTTACGGTTTGAACCAGATTCCCATTGAACAGGAAGGCAAAGAACCGACCCCCAAGATTATGCAACATAGTATTGACCAAGCAACCGAGTATAACTTAAATTACGTTTACGCCGACCCCCAATCCGCAACATCATACGCGGAAGCGATTGCAAAAGGGATATCGGGGAGCGTATTATACATTGACCCGTTACCGTCATCTTACATATCAAGTATGAGGGACACGGCAAACTCTCTGGCGCTGGAGTTTGAATAG
- a CDS encoding Fur family transcriptional regulator, with protein sequence MQFSSEKIKAVLRQNGYKATPQRLAVIKEFAQNNEFLTPAELYEKIRKNHPKIGMVTVYRVLDILDELGFTCKVHAGGDCNKYKINTEDHHHHLLCSNCGVVVNYNCDEAYFENLKTVITAETGFKVKEHFLEFTGLCPDCNVKTPPKSNSITDKVLLND encoded by the coding sequence ATGCAGTTTAGCAGTGAGAAAATTAAAGCGGTTTTACGACAAAACGGATATAAAGCCACCCCGCAAAGGCTGGCTGTTATCAAAGAGTTTGCCCAAAACAACGAATTTTTAACCCCTGCCGAACTTTACGAAAAAATCAGAAAAAATCATCCCAAAATCGGCATGGTTACCGTCTATCGCGTGTTGGATATTTTGGACGAGTTAGGATTTACTTGTAAAGTGCATGCCGGCGGCGATTGCAACAAATATAAAATAAATACCGAAGACCACCATCATCATCTCTTATGTTCAAATTGCGGTGTGGTTGTCAACTACAACTGCGATGAGGCTTATTTTGAAAATTTAAAAACGGTAATAACCGCGGAAACCGGCTTTAAGGTTAAAGAGCACTTCCTTGAATTTACCGGTTTATGCCCGGATTGCAATGTTAAAACACCCCCCAAAAGTAATTCGATTACCGATAAGGTGCTGCTTAATGATTAA
- a CDS encoding TraR/DksA C4-type zinc finger protein, with protein sequence MNIADYEPMRLRLEESRQRLEDQLEQLKASRPTENRREGSPFGKREEEATEAADLETRMALEHRTAQQLAETERALEKFAKGTYGICEDCGKPIKPERLEALPQALYCMECNVRKARNI encoded by the coding sequence GTGAATATTGCGGATTATGAACCAATGAGGCTTCGTTTAGAGGAATCTCGTCAGCGGTTGGAGGATCAGCTTGAGCAATTGAAAGCGAGCCGTCCCACCGAAAACAGGCGCGAGGGCAGTCCCTTTGGTAAACGGGAAGAAGAAGCCACCGAGGCTGCCGATTTGGAAACTCGCATGGCTCTTGAACACAGAACTGCCCAACAGCTGGCTGAAACGGAAAGGGCATTGGAAAAATTTGCCAAGGGAACTTACGGGATTTGTGAAGATTGCGGTAAGCCGATCAAACCGGAAAGATTAGAGGCTTTACCGCAGGCGTTGTATTGTATGGAGTGTAATGTCAGAAAAGCAAGAAATATCTAA
- the lspA gene encoding signal peptidase II produces the protein MSEKQEISKLRSFAKGFHRKGSLFLCLALSIVAADQLTKYIVKTNMALGQSIPESGFFHFTYVQNTGAAFSILREHTFLLSIFSIIGVVLLLFIVFYLADRIDFLKTTPAKFSLGLIMGGTVGNLIDRLSYGYVIDFIDFDFFATFNVADSAITVGVLLLAFFYIRSAEN, from the coding sequence ATGTCAGAAAAGCAAGAAATATCTAAATTAAGAAGTTTTGCCAAGGGGTTTCATCGTAAGGGTTCGCTCTTTTTGTGCCTGGCGCTATCGATAGTGGCGGCTGACCAGCTCACAAAATATATTGTTAAAACGAATATGGCGCTTGGACAATCCATACCGGAGAGCGGGTTCTTTCATTTCACCTATGTTCAAAATACAGGCGCCGCTTTTAGTATATTGCGGGAGCACACCTTTTTGTTATCAATATTTTCGATAATAGGTGTCGTCTTACTGCTCTTTATCGTATTTTATTTAGCGGACCGTATTGATTTTTTAAAGACGACACCGGCTAAGTTTTCGCTTGGATTGATTATGGGCGGCACCGTTGGTAATCTTATCGATAGGTTAAGCTACGGTTATGTAATTGATTTTATCGATTTCGATTTTTTTGCGACCTTTAATGTAGCCGATTCCGCAATTACAGTCGGTGTACTGCTTTTGGCCTTTTTCTATATTCGCTCGGCCGAGAACTGA
- a CDS encoding RluA family pseudouridine synthase, translated as MEEQIYELSANEDGERLDKYIASELADISRSFIQKLITDGKVTVNGQVEKAGFKLTVGDKIIINVPQAETTTLKPEAIPLNILYEDNDLLVIDKPAGLTVHPAPGHPEHTLVNAVLAHFPELTESGGERLRPGIVHRLDKDTSGLVLVAKNRAALANLSEQFKSRSVTKIYLTLVKGHLKPENGLIEANLGRDKGNRKRMAITEEGKEARTRYRVIKYYPEGYSLLEITLETGRTHQIRVHLAAIGFPIVGDETYGIKSPFIARQFLHAHRIGFYLPSTEKYIEFSSELPADLQGVLEKIS; from the coding sequence ATGGAAGAACAAATTTATGAGCTATCTGCAAACGAAGACGGCGAGCGGCTGGATAAATATATCGCCTCGGAACTTGCTGATATTTCGCGCAGTTTTATCCAAAAATTAATCACCGACGGTAAAGTTACAGTTAACGGGCAAGTTGAAAAAGCCGGTTTTAAGCTTACCGTCGGCGATAAAATTATTATTAATGTTCCCCAAGCGGAAACCACTACCCTCAAGCCGGAGGCAATTCCGCTTAATATCCTCTACGAAGATAACGATCTCTTGGTAATCGATAAACCGGCCGGGCTGACCGTACATCCGGCTCCGGGACACCCCGAACATACGCTGGTTAACGCTGTTTTAGCGCATTTTCCGGAATTAACAGAAAGCGGCGGAGAACGCCTGCGCCCGGGTATTGTACATAGATTAGATAAAGACACCTCCGGGCTGGTGTTGGTTGCTAAAAACAGGGCGGCTCTGGCAAACCTTTCCGAGCAATTTAAATCACGCTCGGTAACTAAAATCTACTTAACGCTTGTTAAAGGGCACTTAAAACCGGAAAACGGTCTTATTGAAGCCAACCTCGGCAGAGATAAAGGAAACCGAAAGCGCATGGCCATTACCGAAGAAGGGAAAGAAGCGCGTACCCGCTACCGCGTTATAAAATATTACCCCGAGGGTTATTCGCTGCTTGAAATAACACTTGAAACCGGCCGCACACATCAGATAAGAGTGCATTTGGCGGCAATCGGCTTTCCGATTGTCGGTGACGAAACATACGGGATAAAATCTCCCTTTATTGCCCGCCAATTTCTGCATGCCCATCGGATTGGTTTCTATCTTCCCTCAACCGAAAAATATATCGAATTCAGCTCCGAACTCCCGGCGGATTTACAAGGTGTTCTCGAGAAAATATCTTAA
- a CDS encoding RDD family protein, with amino-acid sequence MNNSEVYEESGGIILKFAGFWRRFAAAVIDFAVIATVISVFMPLQHLGYVRVWDPDIFSGIPHWLMFPQLILYNVLLIVIIIGYFVICWVWRGQTLGKVVMNIKVITPDGSNVTFPIAFLRYLGYIVSAVPLFLGFIWIAFDKQKQGFHDKIAGTFVVIVPQPKIKEANPSTTGAGV; translated from the coding sequence ATGAACAACAGTGAGGTGTATGAGGAATCCGGCGGAATTATTTTGAAGTTTGCCGGTTTTTGGCGTAGGTTTGCCGCTGCCGTAATTGATTTTGCCGTAATCGCAACGGTTATCTCCGTTTTTATGCCGTTACAGCACCTTGGATATGTACGGGTATGGGATCCGGATATCTTCAGCGGCATTCCGCATTGGTTGATGTTCCCTCAACTAATATTATACAACGTACTTTTAATCGTTATTATAATCGGTTATTTCGTTATTTGTTGGGTTTGGCGCGGTCAGACGTTGGGTAAAGTTGTAATGAATATTAAAGTTATTACCCCCGACGGTTCAAACGTAACTTTCCCGATTGCCTTTTTAAGATATTTGGGCTATATCGTATCTGCGGTTCCTTTATTTTTAGGGTTTATTTGGATTGCTTTTGATAAACAAAAGCAGGGTTTTCACGATAAAATCGCCGGAACGTTTGTGGTGATTGTGCCGCAACCGAAAATAAAAGAGGCTAATCCGAGCACAACGGGTGCCGGAGTATAA
- the gltX gene encoding glutamate--tRNA ligase produces the protein MSNNIRVRYAPSPTGYPHVGNIRTALFNWLFARHHGGSFIVRIEDTDVARTVEGAVESILEGLRWLEIDWDEGPEVGGKFGPYVQSERLDKYLAAVKKLIEQGDAYYCYCTPERLDEMRNEQMKNKQPPGYDRHCRDLSVTENTFKWMSGIKRVVRFRTPVSGKTTFHDIIRGDVTFDNSTIDDFVILKSDGYPTYHLASIVDDNEMKITHVLRAEEWLSSTPRHLLMYKAMGYNPPEFAHLPMLLGTDRSKLSKRHGSVSIMEYKEQGYLPEAMVNFLSLLGWSLDGKTELMTVKEIIKNFTLGRVNSTGAIFNVEKLDWMNGVYVRNLQTEEFATRVMPFLERDLPAEVKRPLSLEYVTQIVPLVQERVKKLGEIAELTDFFFNENLEYDPNILVAKKTTRETTKIMLETALAELGELAEFTDESLENVLRPMAEKLEVKTGQLFGTLRSATTGKEVAPPLFQTMVVLGKERCIKRIGEALGVLDRAKDKTVPEEK, from the coding sequence ATGAGTAATAACATCAGAGTACGCTACGCCCCCAGCCCCACCGGTTACCCCCATGTGGGTAATATCAGGACAGCCTTGTTTAACTGGTTGTTTGCCCGTCATCACGGCGGCAGCTTTATTGTGCGCATCGAAGACACCGATGTTGCGCGTACTGTAGAGGGTGCCGTTGAGTCTATTTTGGAAGGGCTGCGCTGGTTGGAGATTGACTGGGATGAAGGCCCCGAAGTCGGCGGTAAATTCGGCCCGTATGTGCAATCGGAGCGCCTGGATAAATATTTGGCCGCCGTTAAAAAACTAATCGAGCAAGGGGATGCCTATTACTGCTATTGCACACCGGAACGCCTTGATGAAATGCGTAACGAGCAAATGAAAAATAAGCAACCCCCGGGATATGATAGGCATTGCCGTGATTTATCCGTTACCGAAAACACCTTTAAATGGATGTCGGGGATTAAAAGGGTAGTGCGTTTTCGAACACCGGTTAGCGGTAAAACCACTTTCCACGATATCATCCGCGGTGATGTAACCTTTGATAATTCCACTATCGACGATTTTGTCATCCTCAAGTCCGACGGCTATCCGACGTATCATCTCGCCAGTATCGTAGACGACAACGAGATGAAAATAACGCATGTTTTAAGGGCGGAAGAGTGGCTTTCAAGTACTCCGCGCCACCTGCTGATGTATAAGGCTATGGGCTATAACCCGCCTGAATTTGCCCATCTGCCGATGCTTCTCGGTACCGACAGGTCCAAATTAAGCAAACGCCACGGCTCGGTTTCGATAATGGAATATAAAGAGCAAGGGTATTTGCCGGAAGCAATGGTGAACTTCCTTTCGCTTTTGGGTTGGTCGTTGGACGGTAAAACCGAACTAATGACCGTTAAAGAAATTATTAAAAACTTTACGCTCGGGCGCGTTAATTCCACCGGTGCGATTTTTAACGTTGAAAAGTTGGATTGGATGAACGGCGTTTATGTCCGTAACCTTCAAACAGAAGAGTTTGCAACAAGGGTTATGCCGTTCCTTGAAAGAGATTTGCCCGCCGAGGTAAAAAGACCGCTATCTTTAGAATACGTGACACAAATTGTGCCGCTGGTTCAGGAAAGGGTTAAAAAGCTTGGTGAAATAGCGGAACTAACCGATTTTTTCTTTAACGAAAACCTCGAGTACGACCCGAATATTTTGGTTGCCAAGAAAACAACACGTGAAACAACGAAAATAATGCTTGAAACGGCGCTTGCCGAGCTTGGAGAACTTGCCGAGTTTACCGATGAATCCCTCGAGAATGTTTTGAGGCCGATGGCTGAGAAATTAGAAGTTAAAACCGGTCAGTTATTCGGAACACTCAGATCGGCAACCACAGGGAAAGAGGTTGCCCCGCCGCTTTTTCAGACAATGGTAGTGCTCGGCAAAGAGCGTTGTATCAAACGCATCGGCGAAGCGCTGGGGGTTCTGGACCGGGCCAAAGATAAAACCGTCCCCGAAGAAAAATAA